One genomic segment of Sorex araneus isolate mSorAra2 chromosome X, mSorAra2.pri, whole genome shotgun sequence includes these proteins:
- the LOC129399962 gene encoding glycoprotein endo-alpha-1,2-mannosidase-like protein has protein sequence MADFPGQRSQRTPSICSFLLLPRAATSTTRLLGQPRVFAQTDSSLMLRGFRGQESGSAAAAVSGPAEGAAPPPPPPPPVHA, from the exons ATGGCCGACTTTCCTGGACAGCGGTCTCAGAGAACGCCATCCATCTgctccttcctgcttctcccGCGCGCGGCCACTTCAACCACCCGACTTCTGGGGCAACCCCGAGTTTTTGCCCAAACGGACTCCAGTCTCATGCTTCGGGGCTTCCGCGGCCAAGAGAGCGGCTCCGCAGCGGCTGCCGTCAGTGGCCCGGCAGAAGGAG ccgcgccgccgccgccgccgccgccgccggtcCACGCTTAA